A stretch of DNA from Chlamydiota bacterium:
AGTCACCCTCCATCCTTTTATGGATGGCAACGGACGTACCGCAAGGGCACTGGTCACCTTGCTTCTCTACCGAGAGAAATATGATTTAAAGCAATTCTATTCTCTTGAAGAATATTATGCAGAGGATCTCAAAGGATATTATGACACGCTCCACCAATGCCAAGGGTTCAATTATTATGACCATCCAAATCCTGACATCACCCCTTGGATCGATTATTTTGCGAAAGGGGTCGCCGTCATCTTTGAAGAGCTCAAGGAAAAAGTACTCACCTCCCTATCAAAACATCTTCCTCAAAGAAGCAAAAGAGAACTGGAGCTCCTTCAAGCAATCGGCCCCAGAGAAAAAAGAATCCTCCATTTTTTCCGTCATCATCTACAACTGAGAACAAAACAGCTCTCGACTCTCTTTCACATCAAAGACAGAACGGCAAGAAATCTTCTCACCCAATGGATTGAAAAAGGCTTCATTCTAAAACAAGGCTCTGGAAAAAGAAATGCCTATTATATTTTATCGGATGACTATCGGCAGCTTATCGGTGATTTTAAGGAAACAACCGTACTCAAAATTTGACGGGACAAAATTTCAGAGGCATGTATATAAGTAAATAGGCATATGCACTTGATTCCCCTCAGATAGCA
This window harbors:
- a CDS encoding Fic family protein — translated: MSYNPSFQITSETIKHLGRIEASREILEGLDIPLSLGKIFRQEASAKMTHKQPITEKLIKKMHAIIQKGIVQGKLRGEYREAQNAIYDVKTRKAVYLPPEAKDIGPLMRSFVGWLNQESGLHPVLKAGIGHYQLVTLHPFMDGNGRTARALVTLLLYREKYDLKQFYSLEEYYAEDLKGYYDTLHQCQGFNYYDHPNPDITPWIDYFAKGVAVIFEELKEKVLTSLSKHLPQRSKRELELLQAIGPREKRILHFFRHHLQLRTKQLSTLFHIKDRTARNLLTQWIEKGFILKQGSGKRNAYYILSDDYRQLIGDFKETTVLKI